The following are encoded in a window of bacterium BMS3Abin11 genomic DNA:
- a CDS encoding cytochrome c, translated as MSIVNSGFKFVLFTFFVMSSAVAYAETGKKPDPASVSLGKKLYVQNCQTCHQKEGVGETPAPIALRKPGYIPAMPLNETSHAWHHPDEQMVNTILNGTPSTKRMPAGRNKLSVKDAQDIVAYIKSLWSPNILACQGSKHMSAGCAPKGAQRVQTR; from the coding sequence CTATTGTGAATTCGGGGTTTAAATTTGTATTGTTTACTTTCTTTGTAATGTCCAGTGCTGTTGCATACGCAGAAACAGGTAAGAAGCCTGACCCAGCATCAGTTTCCCTTGGGAAAAAGCTATATGTGCAAAACTGCCAGACGTGCCATCAAAAAGAGGGTGTTGGCGAGACGCCAGCTCCAATTGCTCTACGTAAACCTGGTTATATTCCGGCCATGCCGCTGAATGAAACATCACATGCCTGGCATCATCCTGATGAACAGATGGTTAATACGATTCTTAATGGCACACCAAGTACAAAACGTATGCCGGCGGGGAGGAATAAACTTTCAGTAAAGGATGCGCAGGATATCGTCGCATATATCAAGAGTTTATGGAGCCCAAATATACTCGCTTGCCAGGGATCTAAACATATGAGTGCGGGTTGTGCGCCAAAGGGAGCCCAGCGGGTTCAGACTCGGTAG
- a CDS encoding 6-phosphogluconolactonase → MKTKLMNMKIKNTSLILIFSMFITGAIFAGSLQAAPGEKTDDATILYITNEGSNTLSIIDGSKQEVIATIPVGKTPHHPWLVPGGKYVFTDNRGENTLSVVDVNAGKMIKTITVGNAPTHMVFTPDGKYAYVANTKDNTTSVIDLAKLEVVATIPTGGGSHDPAITPDGRYVYVTARKPGHVAVIDTATNKVIKTIPTGGKANGVRMTSDGKFLWVGNTSAGTVSVIDTAQNKVVATIQSGAGTHNIRFSPDGKYAYVGNMKEGTHAVIDTATYKVVARIPTGKGANIAYFHPDGKHIYFSINKADEIPVVEAKTNKIIKRIPIGKGGTHNLAFVDGGRYLYATSWFGDYILVIDTRKNEVVKKIPAEFSNGIKVKGAPPATGRG, encoded by the coding sequence ATGAAGACAAAACTGATGAATATGAAAATAAAGAACACAAGCCTGATTTTAATCTTCAGTATGTTCATAACGGGAGCAATTTTTGCTGGATCCCTCCAGGCAGCGCCGGGTGAAAAGACAGATGATGCGACGATCCTGTATATCACTAACGAAGGAAGTAACACACTTTCGATAATAGATGGATCAAAACAGGAAGTTATAGCAACAATACCGGTGGGTAAAACCCCTCACCATCCCTGGCTAGTGCCGGGAGGTAAATATGTGTTTACGGATAACCGAGGTGAGAACACCTTGTCGGTGGTGGATGTAAATGCCGGCAAGATGATTAAGACAATCACCGTAGGGAATGCGCCTACTCACATGGTGTTTACGCCCGATGGAAAATATGCCTATGTGGCCAATACCAAAGACAACACTACATCAGTAATAGATCTCGCAAAGCTTGAGGTCGTCGCCACTATTCCTACTGGGGGAGGCTCGCACGATCCGGCCATCACTCCAGACGGCAGGTATGTCTATGTCACCGCCAGAAAGCCTGGACATGTTGCGGTGATCGATACGGCCACTAATAAGGTCATTAAAACTATACCCACGGGTGGCAAAGCCAATGGCGTGCGTATGACCAGTGATGGCAAATTTCTCTGGGTGGGCAACACCTCGGCCGGGACGGTGTCCGTCATCGATACAGCTCAAAATAAGGTTGTCGCTACCATCCAGTCTGGTGCGGGGACACATAACATCCGCTTCTCCCCGGACGGTAAATATGCCTACGTCGGCAATATGAAAGAGGGTACCCACGCGGTAATCGACACTGCCACTTACAAGGTCGTCGCACGAATACCGACCGGCAAAGGCGCAAACATCGCCTACTTTCATCCAGACGGTAAGCACATCTACTTCTCCATCAACAAAGCTGATGAAATCCCGGTAGTAGAAGCTAAAACCAACAAGATAATCAAGAGGATACCAATCGGAAAAGGCGGCACGCATAATCTGGCCTTTGTCGATGGTGGCAGGTACCTCTACGCCACCAGCTGGTTCGGCGATTATATTCTTGTGATCGACACCAGGAAAAATGAAGTTGTCAAAAAGATACCAGCAGAGTTCTCCAACGGCATAAAAGTAAAAGGTGCGCCGCCAGCGACCGGGAGAGGTTGA
- the speA gene encoding biosynthetic arginine decarboxylase, whose protein sequence is MVEELLKTKGGRLGLEAGSKPELLTVLALSSDNGVIICNGYKDRDYIRLALAGTRMGLSVYLVIEKLSELPLILNECRRCGTTPLIGIRLKLASIASGKWQSSGGERSKFGLTASQLPGAVEQLRDAGMLDCLELLHVHMGSQISNIRDIQNGLGETAQFIVQLTKMGIHIRVIDVGGGLGVDYEGTRTRSECSVNYTLAEYADKVVQTLASACAQFKIKMPDIFSESGRALTAHHAVLITNVIEVEKHDFEIPAEGVNEADFLQELYHQLNALQLDKPIHEIYHDLGSAMQDIQDRFNQGTLSLDERAKAEQLKYAICYRLHAEIDPANHSQQAIRNELEEILADKVFCNFSIFQSMPDVWGIDQVFPIVPLQRLDEEPDHRAILHDLTCDSDGRIDHYVDQYGIENTLPLHNIKTDEKYLLGFFMLGAYQETLGDIHNLFGDTASANVVHDKDGNITLENIFHGENVSQLLYRVNYDPDQIRQRILDRAQDCHLTDDERGELIEELQASLSAYSYLVD, encoded by the coding sequence GTGGTTGAAGAGTTGCTGAAAACAAAAGGTGGCAGACTGGGCCTGGAAGCCGGCAGCAAACCGGAACTGCTCACGGTTCTGGCCTTATCATCCGATAATGGCGTTATCATCTGCAACGGTTACAAGGATCGTGACTATATCCGCCTGGCACTTGCCGGTACACGGATGGGCTTATCCGTTTACCTGGTCATTGAAAAACTGTCTGAATTACCACTCATCCTCAATGAATGCCGACGTTGCGGCACGACGCCCCTGATAGGCATACGTCTGAAACTGGCCTCCATCGCCAGCGGAAAATGGCAAAGCTCCGGCGGTGAACGTTCTAAATTCGGCCTGACCGCATCACAACTGCCTGGCGCCGTTGAACAATTGCGTGATGCCGGTATGCTGGACTGCCTTGAATTGCTGCATGTACACATGGGCTCCCAGATATCCAATATCCGTGACATTCAAAATGGCCTCGGCGAAACCGCACAGTTTATTGTTCAGCTGACGAAGATGGGCATCCATATCCGGGTAATTGATGTTGGTGGCGGTCTCGGTGTTGACTATGAAGGCACACGCACTCGCAGTGAGTGCTCGGTCAATTACACACTAGCCGAATATGCTGACAAAGTAGTGCAAACACTGGCCAGTGCTTGCGCACAGTTCAAAATCAAAATGCCTGATATCTTCAGTGAATCTGGCCGCGCACTAACCGCCCATCACGCGGTGCTGATTACCAATGTGATAGAAGTCGAAAAACATGATTTCGAAATTCCTGCCGAAGGGGTCAATGAAGCCGACTTTCTGCAGGAGCTGTACCATCAACTTAATGCCCTGCAACTGGATAAGCCGATACATGAAATCTATCATGATCTTGGTTCTGCCATGCAGGACATACAGGACCGCTTTAACCAGGGAACACTAAGCCTGGATGAACGAGCAAAGGCTGAACAACTAAAATATGCAATCTGCTATCGCCTGCATGCAGAAATCGACCCTGCCAATCATTCACAACAGGCTATCAGGAATGAACTGGAGGAAATACTTGCCGACAAAGTGTTTTGTAACTTCTCCATCTTCCAGTCCATGCCTGATGTATGGGGAATTGATCAGGTCTTCCCAATCGTGCCGCTACAACGACTCGATGAAGAACCCGACCATCGCGCCATCCTGCACGATCTGACCTGTGATTCAGATGGAAGAATTGATCACTATGTCGACCAGTACGGCATAGAAAACACCCTGCCTCTGCACAACATAAAAACCGACGAAAAATACCTGTTAGGCTTCTTCATGCTCGGTGCCTACCAGGAAACACTGGGCGACATACACAACCTGTTCGGCGACACAGCAAGCGCCAATGTCGTGCATGATAAGGATGGCAATATTACTCTGGAAAATATTTTTCATGGTGAGAATGTCAGTCAGTTACTTTACCGGGTGAATTATGACCCTGATCAGATTCGGCAGCGTATTCTGGACAGGGCGCAGGACTGCCATCTGACTGATGATGAACGTGGGGAACTGATAGAGGAGTTGCAGGCCAGTTTGTCGGCGTATAGTTATTTAGTAGACTAA